In Halothermothrix orenii H 168, the sequence AATGATAACCTCAGTTATCTCCTGGTTTTCTTCGCCTTTGATGGTATCAGCATGTAGTATATTGTATTCAATATCTGCAGTCATTCCCTGTTCGGCTCCAGCAAAATTTATATTTTCATTAAAGGGGATACTCACCTCCTGATGGTGTTTAATACCATCTTCCCCCATATAATAGAGATCACTTTTTACAGTTCCCTGGATAAGGATTCTATTATCCTTTATTTTGTACTCTAATCCCTGTAACCGGGTATCTAAATCAAGTAATTTATTAAGCTTAACAGCCAGTTTAGATTTATTTTTTAAGTCCAGTTGATGCTGGGTCTCCCCTACAATTCTTTCGGTCCTGACAAGGGGCCCCTGGCCGGTTTTTAAGTAAAATTCCTCTCTTTTTAAAACCTTTATAAAAAATTGAACGACTAACTTCTGTTCTATCACCTTTCTATCTTCTGTTAGTTCTGACTCTATTTGTTCTATTTCAGGCTCAACAAATAAATTCATACCTGGCCTGGCCCCTGGAACAGGGGTAAATAAATTAAAACCAGTTGAGTTACTACTCCGATGAATAGCCTTATCTTCTCCAACAAACAGGACTACAGTATCTACATACCCGTTGACCATGACCCTGTCTTTTATAACCTTCGTCTCCAGGTTAACTATCTCCGTTTTAACATCATTTATGTATTGGGCTTTTACCGGTAGCTGTATCTGAAACATTAAAACCTTCTGGCCTATATTTTCCCCGACTACAACCGGCAGTTTAACCGGTTCCCTGGTCATTTCTATCTCTTCCTTTAACTGTGCCAAACTCCTCACCTCCATCAGATTTATAGCCAATCCCCCGGGTCTTCTTCTTTGCACTTCTATACAAAGTAGGGCTCCGGGTCTTGCTCTTATTTTTAATAAGAAAAATAAACCCCATAGTATACCCGGTAATTATAACCACGAGTATTATTAATGTATACAACCGGGGACCCCCCTCTTTACTACCTTCTTGTATATATATTATGGTCTTACACCAGGAGGTGTGATAATTTAACAAAAAAAATAGTAAACTTATCTCTAATCCACCTTTACCTAAATTCTCCTGAACATAAAAAAATAAGGAGGTTAAACCCTCCTTATTCTGCCGGATTAGTAGTATCAATAAATAATTGTACAATAATTAATTTTCCGGAAGGACTCTCTATGACACCAATTCCCGTATTATCAAATCTCTCCTTTAAAATATTATCTTTATGCTCAGGACTATTAATAAGGTTAATAAAGGCTTCTTCTACGTTATCGGATTTAGCCAGGTTCTCACCAGCCAGGCTATAATCGACCCCGGCCTCTTTCATCATATTGAAGGGACTCCCGTAAACCGGAGAATTATGCTCAAAATAATCATTCTCCATCATATCACGGGCTTTCAAGCGGGCCAGTTTCACCAGCTTTTTGTCTACCCTTAATAAACCAAGGCCTTTTTCCTTCCTGTAGTTATTTACCAGCCTCAATAATTTAGTTTCCCTGACATTAAGAACCTTTTCTGAACCGTTAATAACTACTTTACTATCTCCTGTCCCAGGTTCAGTTGCCTTCTGATTGACTTCTTCCTTGCTGGTATCACTGTTACCATCTTCAGTTTCATCTGAAGATGGATTGAGTCCGTTTTTAATAAAAGATGTGATAATATTTTCATTACCACTGTCCCCATCAGAATACCCTGTCATTATATTTATTAGCCAGACCATAACAATCCCTTTTAAAATGGTTATAAGGCTCCCTTTATGTTCGTCCAGAAAGCCTGCCTCCACTCTTGGTGAGACAATAAAATTAACCAGAAGAAAATTTAAAGTCAAAATTAATATTAATAATATATTTAAAGACCGTGACTTTAATAACCTCACTAGAACACCCCCTAAAGTCACTTTTGCCATTATTATAACATAAGTAAGTCATGAATATCTAATGTAATTAATGGGAAAATAAAAAAACAACTTAGAGGGTGTTATCAATAAAAATATATACTTTAATAATACTTTACATTAAATTTTCCGATAGTAGAGCTGAGCACAACATTAATTTTAACGGGGGCCTTCTCAAAATTAGGAGACTGGAAAATACCCTCCCCTACATTTATTAATCCAGCTCTCAAGAAATTATGTTTATTTAATAACCCTTCAGTTTTTATCTTAATGGCTGTATTTTCAGGAATATATAGAATTACAGTTCCCACTCCTGACCTTATATTAAGATTACAGTTATTATTTCCAGGGTAGATAAAATGAACCCCTGACCATGTATCCAGCTGTAATTCATTTAGATTTAATCCCCTGAAATCCAGGACCAGTTTCCCCATAATTGCATTTATCTCTACATCAAGGGGTAGACCGGGATTAATTTTAAGCCCCCAGTCACCAACTATACCGGATAAACGCTTTAAACCCCTGGTTCCTCCTAATTTTACATGACCTGTTGACCCTTTATTGATGTATACTACCCCCGGTCTACCGGTTAAACTCCTAGAGTGTAAACTGTATAACATATC encodes:
- a CDS encoding DUF3794 domain-containing protein gives rise to the protein MAQLKEEIEMTREPVKLPVVVGENIGQKVLMFQIQLPVKAQYINDVKTEIVNLETKVIKDRVMVNGYVDTVVLFVGEDKAIHRSSNSTGFNLFTPVPGARPGMNLFVEPEIEQIESELTEDRKVIEQKLVVQFFIKVLKREEFYLKTGQGPLVRTERIVGETQHQLDLKNKSKLAVKLNKLLDLDTRLQGLEYKIKDNRILIQGTVKSDLYYMGEDGIKHHQEVSIPFNENINFAGAEQGMTADIEYNILHADTIKGEENQEITEVIILEFNIMVLEQVQLKIPTGDGPLVMVSEVIGENTGELLKQLEIPIQNKIRKISRVDPTIIALKGVLIEDRIVAHGEIKLFIYYIGNDGIEYIKTVTSPFNTLINLAGTRTGMESELEANTAYIDYHFNPSKGIINCKIIIEVFAKVFEKIQFNIVEEKEA
- a CDS encoding CAP domain-containing protein, whose product is MRLLKSRSLNILLILILTLNFLLVNFIVSPRVEAGFLDEHKGSLITILKGIVMVWLINIMTGYSDGDSGNENIITSFIKNGLNPSSDETEDGNSDTSKEEVNQKATEPGTGDSKVVINGSEKVLNVRETKLLRLVNNYRKEKGLGLLRVDKKLVKLARLKARDMMENDYFEHNSPVYGSPFNMMKEAGVDYSLAGENLAKSDNVEEAFINLINSPEHKDNILKERFDNTGIGVIESPSGKLIIVQLFIDTTNPAE
- a CDS encoding LiaF transmembrane domain-containing protein, whose protein sequence is MNNTTRSQVLIGVLLIIVGVLLFFNTIGYIDRGLWQLLFKMWPLFLILIGLNLILNDTSIWWLVPVLAVIIVLSIVIAAQEGYLDIPDDFEFSYYKSSNQEFHKDTRLLRKIKLDVNLGLGRFYLDSLHKDDMLYSLHSRSLTGRPGVVYINKGSTGHVKLGGTRGLKRLSGIVGDWGLKINPGLPLDVEINAIMGKLVLDFRGLNLNELQLDTWSGVHFIYPGNNNCNLNIRSGVGTVILYIPENTAIKIKTEGLLNKHNFLRAGLINVGEGIFQSPNFEKAPVKINVVLSSTIGKFNVKYY